The Leptospira saintgironsiae genome includes the window TGGGTCCACCTTCTATCTTCAACTGGCTCGGGTCTATACCCAACAACTCGCAAAAACTGTTTGAGAATGGAGAGTGCTCGGGTGCTGGAATGTCCAATTTTAATGCGATCTGTTTTTGCAATTCAATTAACTGTAGTACAAGATAAGGTCTTATATAGAATCTCCCCCCTATCTCTAACATTGTATCTATTAAGTTTTTTCTTTGAACAGGATCACGAATTGCAAAAACTTCCATATAATGAACGCTTGAAAGAGGAAATTTCCATTCGCCAGTCGAGACTTTTTCTTTTATCTTTTGATAAACCTCTTGATATTTCTGTCCCTCAGGACTACCAGATCTGACTCTTGCAAGATCAATCCATTTGTTTTGGTCTAGATAGATTATCATACAAGATAGCATTGCCATTGCAGCTAACGACCAAGGCTTGACGACGTTTCGCGAGTCCGAAGGACTTGGCGCGAGACTTGCTCTGCAAGGCGAGTGACAAAGCGAAATGTGCCGGAGGCCAAGCGAGAGTTGCGAAGCAATCTCGAATCGCTGCGTCAGAGCCGATAGTTATGCGACGGTATTAACGTAATAAAAGAGATTGTAATAGATTAACTATTCGGAAGTTGAGTTTAAACAATTGTTCAAACAAATATGGAATTAAATAATCATATGTCATGACTAGAGGAAGTCCGAAAATTAACGTCAATGCTGCATTATTAAGAACAGATTCAACAAAGTCAGATATTCCCAGACAATAATAATTATATGCGTAAACCCCTGAGCATATTACTGTAAATGAGTATATTGTTTGTACCGACATCTCATAATTGAGAATTGGGACCGTTTTTGTTCTGTTTGCATAACTTGTTAATTGTAGCTCTCCTGGTTCTATATTGCTTTTATAACTTGCTGAAATAGTAATCCCGAAAAGCAATTTTGAAGCAAAATAGAGAACCGCATTGATCAAGTTAAAGGGTGAAACAATAATATAGCACAAAGATCTTTGAATCTTTTTTCTTGCTATAAATAGACTAGTTACGTTCTTTATATGAAAATCATATAATTCTGCAAATAAGTTGGTAGGCAAAATCTCTTTATTATTCAAATATAATTTTTTAACTTTTAAATCAATTTCGACAACAAAATGCCTTGGGATGGGCGAAGGAGTCTTATTCGATTCTGCAAGTGATTCTTTTGTTGGACAGTCTTCTTGTTCAAAATTATAGAACGGATACTTCGATATAAACTTGCTGAATTTCGATGCTGCTACGTATATTTGATATCTTCCACTCTGCTCATCAGGGTCAAGATGATATAAGCCAACTTTGAATAGACATACTTCATCAGGATTTCCTTTTCTATCTAAAGGTGGTTTAAACTTCAAATTTTGTTCGTATGGCTTTTGAATACTAAACCCTGGCACGTCATTCAAATATGGATGCAAATCAAAATACTTGGATCGATCGTTAATGACATCTGCAAAAATTTCTAAGATATCTTTTTGAGTTATTTTATTAATAAAAACCATTTTTAATACTGTCGCATAACGACCAAGGTGTTCCGACGTTCGCAACGGCACGAGTTTGCTCTGCAAACGAAATGACGGAAGCGAATGTGGCGAAGCCCAAGCGAGTGAGTCGCGAACGCGATCTCCGAGCGTAGCGGAAGCACCGACAGTTATACGCCGGTTTTTAACTTTCAGAGAAAGCTTTAGTCTACCAGCATTTCTTGGATAACTTGTTTAACTTTGGTAACAGTCTTTGATTCAATCTTACCGAGCTTTTTAATCAAACGAACCTTATCAACTGTTCGGATTTGATCTAAAACTATCCAACCCTTCTTACTTTGAAACGTTAACTCAATTCTTGTTGGATATGCATGAGATTTGGTAGTCATCGGTGCAATAATAACCGTACTAATGAACTTATTCATTTCATTCGGTGATATTATAACACACGGTCTTGATTTTTTGATTTCATGTCCGATTGTTGGATCTAAGTTAATCAGATAAACTTCGTATTGAGAAACTACCATTCCCAATCCTTAGCGGATAAATTTATAGAATCTGGAATAAGCAATTTATCTTCTTTTCTTTCAGACATTACTTTAAACTGTTTTTCCCAACCATCTCTAGGCTTGGCTTTTAGAGGAACTATAATGATTTTATTCTTATCGATAAGTAAATCTACTTCTTCCTCAATATGGCATTCTTCCAAAACAGCTTTAGGTATTCTTATACCTTTTGAATTACCTATTTTGACTACAGAAGCTCTCATAGTAATTACTATGTAATTACAGGCGATTTTGTCAACGAAAATCTTATTTTTATATAGACTATTAAAGCTGCTTTTCCTTTATTTTCTATAAAACAAGACCTTTAAAAACTGGCGTATAACGACCAAGGTGTTCCGACGTTTGCAATGGCACGAGTTTGCTCATGCAAACGAAGTGACAGAAGCAAATGTGGCGAAGCCCGAGCGAGTGAGTCGCGAAAGCGATCTCCGAGCGGAGCGGAAGCACCGAAAGTTAGGCAGCAGTATCGCCCCTAACACATTGCACCCAAGCCCTACTCTACGAAATCCTCAAATAGAATAAAAGCAATTAGTGGCTAATTTACTTTCACAATATAAAAGTAGCGAACCCTTTTCGCAGGATCCAATAAAAGATAGATTCAAGTAGTTCTGATACATTCCGAATATTCTGCAAAACATTTCAGTCTACGATATAAAGCAAGAAAAGGGAGAAAAGCGGTCTAACCTAAAATAGATCTTGATTCGGCTCTAAGGTAAAATCTAAAACTTATATAATAAAAAAAAAGAGAAAATCGCGATATTGCGCCTAACGACCAAGGTGTTCCGACGTTTGCAATGGCGCGAGGCTTGCTATGCAAGACGAGTGACAGACGCAAATGTGGCGTAGCCCGAGCGAGAGTTGCGTAATCAATCTCGAAGCGTAGCGGAAGCACCGATAGTTAGGCGCAGTATCGCCCCTAACACGATGCACCCAAGCCCTACTCTATAAAATCCTCAAATAGAATAAAAGCAATTAGTGGCTAATTTGCTTTCACATTATAAAAGTAGCGAACCCTTTTCGCAGGATCCAACAAAAGGTAGATGCAAGTAGTTCTGATCGATTCCAAACATTCTGCAAAACATTTCAGCCTACGATATAAAACAAGAAAAGGGAGAAAAGCGGTGGAAACTTAAAGTGAATCTTAATTCGGCTCTAAGGTAAAATCTAAAACTTATATAATAAAAAGAAAATCGCGATATTGCGCCTAACGACCAAGGCTTGACGACGTTTCGCGAGTCCGAAGGACTTGGCGCGAGGCTTGCCCTGCAAGGCGAGTGACAAAGCGAAATGTGCCGAAGGCCAAGCGAGGGTGCGAAGCAGCCCGAAGCGATGCGTCAGAGCCGATAGTTATACGCTGGGCTGGCCTAATTCTTATATAAATTTGTTAAATATTTGCCTTTTAAAGTCTTATAGATAGAAAAATCCGAATCTATACTGATAATATTATAGATCCCTTCTCTCTCTGCAATGCACATTAAAGATGCATCTGCTAAGTCCATCGGTAAATCCGAATATTTTTGCATCCGGCTTTTGATATATTTTAGATCATCTAATGTTATATCTAAAATCTGCAGACTTCCTCGCTCTATCCATTCTAAAAAGTCTGATTGAGCATCTATTGAAAATGAAAGTAAATAGATGACCTCAGTTATTACAGGCCAAGTAGTAAATAAGGAACCTTTAAAACCTTTTATAAATTTGAAAACTGATTTATGATAATCATCTGAAGAATTGAATAATGCTATAATTGGACCAGAATCAACGAGTGCGACGTTTTTCATTCTTGCCCTTTAATGTTTTATTTAAGATGCTTTTTCTATTTTGAGCTAATTTCTGATTATTAGCTGAATATTTACCAAATAGATCTTCACCTAATTCAAAAGGAGTTTTGCTTGAACTATGATTCTTTATATATTCGAGAATTGATTCTTTTACGATCTCGGAGCGACTTTTGCCTTTAGATTTTGCAAAGGAGTCCAACTTTCTCTCTAAATCTGGCGGTATTCTTAAACTAATCACAAATACAATGTATCACACTTAAGTATTACATACAAGAATTTTATACAATTATACTTAAAAAGTTGATTTTGCCAGCCTTGCGTATAACGACCAAGGGTT containing:
- a CDS encoding type II toxin-antitoxin system PemK/MazF family toxin, whose product is MVVSQYEVYLINLDPTIGHEIKKSRPCVIISPNEMNKFISTVIIAPMTTKSHAYPTRIELTFQSKKGWIVLDQIRTVDKVRLIKKLGKIESKTVTKVKQVIQEMLVD
- a CDS encoding AbrB/MazE/SpoVT family DNA-binding domain-containing protein, with protein sequence MRASVVKIGNSKGIRIPKAVLEECHIEEEVDLLIDKNKIIIVPLKAKPRDGWEKQFKVMSERKEDKLLIPDSINLSAKDWEW
- a CDS encoding type II toxin-antitoxin system VapC family toxin, translated to MKNVALVDSGPIIALFNSSDDYHKSVFKFIKGFKGSLFTTWPVITEVIYLLSFSIDAQSDFLEWIERGSLQILDITLDDLKYIKSRMQKYSDLPMDLADASLMCIAEREGIYNIISIDSDFSIYKTLKGKYLTNLYKN
- a CDS encoding ribbon-helix-helix domain-containing protein; translated protein: MPPDLERKLDSFAKSKGKSRSEIVKESILEYIKNHSSSKTPFELGEDLFGKYSANNQKLAQNRKSILNKTLKGKNEKRRTR